The Micropterus dolomieu isolate WLL.071019.BEF.003 ecotype Adirondacks linkage group LG20, ASM2129224v1, whole genome shotgun sequence genome has a segment encoding these proteins:
- the mphosph10 gene encoding U3 small nucleolar ribonucleoprotein protein MPP10 isoform X1, producing MWGTTMASGDVWSVLEECVKKINANTAQPENFLSLQDDVAADFTSLTKTLYDLHKAQEPAECKGSPLAQLVVENFDEEQIWQELELQNNAVLRHFKNAADEALSDETLTLLVEEEEEDSNEEEVESDEKEDVKELPRHSAQKMAVEAEDGEFTDEDSDLDFDVDALEKREKQKKEMGRKGSKTKVVPSEVDDKFFKLSEMESFLDDMDKREGKEDEDKDDVDYFQDLPSDEDDNLDLDQIISTKKQKKNTVKSSRNLKYKDFFDAVDSEPAKADDQSDGEDESQEEGEEEIDDEEDDYDGEEEGDDDMFVSTFSRDEDSKPSRKKVTFNFSGDEDSEGEDMEDIFGGKTAKSESKSSFEKRQEKMSEKIDELEKAALAAKPWQLSGEVTAQTRPENSMLEEDVEFEQASRMAPAITEETTLQLEDIIKQRIKDQAFDDVIRKEKPKEDVFEYKKRLTLDHEKSKQSLAEIYEQEYLKQTQQKTEEEKENPAHVEIQKLMDTLFLKLDALSNFHFTPKPPVPEVKVVSNLPSITMEEVAPVSASDATLLAPEEIKEKSKAGDILGDTEKTSTDKKRERRHKKMVKRLKIKEKEKRQKLKEACTTGEHKKPSKAEVTENLKKLTKGGKATILKDEGKDKALRSSQAFFSQLQDQVKSQIKTAKDPSSTKKKRKEVSVSKLKL from the exons ATGTGGGGGACAACCATGGCTAGTGGAGATGTGTGGAGCGTGCTGGAGGAGTGTGTGAAGAAAATAAATGCCAACACCGCACAGCCAGAGAATTTTCTGAG CCTTCAAGATGATGTGGCAGCTGACTTTACCTCTCTCACTAAGACCCTGTATGACCTCCACAAAGCTCAGGAGCCCGCAGAATGTAAAGGCAGCCCGCTGGCTCAGCTGGTGGTGGAAAACTTTGATGAGGAGCAGATCTGGCAGGAGCTGGAGCTGCAGAACAATGCTGTGCTGAGACACTTTAAAAATGCAGCTGATGAGGCTTTATCAGATGAGACATTAACATTGCTggtagaagaggaggaagaggatagCAATGAGGAAGAAGTAGAGTCTGATGAAAAAGAAGACGTGAAAGAACTGCCCAGACACTCTGCCCAGAAAATGGCTGTGGAGGCTGAGGATGGGGAATTCACAGATGAGGACTCTGATTTAGATTTTGATGTGGATGCCCTAGAGAAGcgagagaaacagaagaaggAGATGGGTAGGAAAGGCTCCAAAACAAAGGTGGTTCCCTCTGAGGTTGATGATAAGTTCTTCAAACTGTCTGAGATGGAGTCGTTTCTTGATGATATGGATAAGCGAGAGGGAAAGGAGGATGAGGACAAAGACGACGTAGACTATTTTCAAGACCTGCCCTCGGATGAGGACGATAATCTCGACCTAGATCAAATTATTTccacaaaaaagcaaaagaaaaacact GTAAAGAGCTCCAGGAATCTCAAGTACAAGGACTTCTTTGATGCTGTGGATAGTGAGCCAGCTAAAGCAGATGACCAGTCAGATGGCGAGGATGAAAGCCAGgaagaaggtgaagaagaaaTAGATGACGAGGAAGATGATTATGATGGTGAAGAGGAGGGTGACGATGA CATGTTTGTGTCGACCTTTTCCAGGGACGAAGACTCCAAACCATCTCGTaagaaagtgacctttaactTCTCCGGGGACGAGGACAGCGAGGGAGAGGACATGGAGGACATTTTTGGAGGAAAAACGGCTAAGTCTGAATCAAAGTCGTCATTTGAGAAACGGCAAGAAAAG ATGTCAGAGAAGATCGATGAGTTGGAAAAAGCTGCTCTAGCAGCGAAGCCCTGGCAGTTGTCCGGAGAGGTGACAGCACAGACTCGTCCAGAGAACAGCATGCTGGAGGAAGATGTGGAGTTTGAGCAGGCATCCAGGATGG CCCCTGCTATCACAGAGGAAACCACACTACAGCTTGAAGACATCATCAAACAGAGAATTAAAGATCAG GCATTTGATGATGTGATCCGCAAAGAAAAACCCAAAGAGGACGTGTTTGAGTACAAGAAGAGGTTAACGTTGGACCATGAGAAGAGCAAGCAGAGTCTAGCAGAAATCTATGAGCAAGAATACCTCAAGCAGACTCAG CAAAAgacggaggaggagaaggagaaccCAGCCCATGTAGAAATTCAAAAGCTTATGGACACACTCTTCCTAAAGTTGGATGCTCTCTCTAACTTCCACTTCACACCAAAACCA CCTGTTCCTGAGGTCAAAGTGGTGTCTAACTTGCCATCTATTACAATGGAGGAGGTGGCTCCAGTCAGCGCTAGTGATGCTACGCTGCTCGCACCAGAAGAAATCAAG GAGAAGAGCAAAGCAGGAGATATTCTGGGTGATACTGAGAAGACGTCAACAGACAAGAAGCGTGAGAGACGCCACAAAAAGATGGTGAAGCGTCTGAAGATcaaggagaaggaaaagaggCAGAAACTTAAAGAGGCCTGTACAACTGGTGAGCACAAAAAGCCCTCAAAGGCTGAAGTCACAGAAAATCTGAAGAAACTCACAAAAGGAGGCAAAGCCACGATACTCAAG
- the mphosph10 gene encoding U3 small nucleolar ribonucleoprotein protein MPP10 isoform X2 — protein sequence MWGTTMASGDVWSVLEECVKKINANTAQPENFLSLQDDVAADFTSLTKTLYDLHKAQEPAECKGSPLAQLVVENFDEEQIWQELELQNNAVLRHFKNAADEALSDETLTLLVEEEEEDSNEEEVESDEKEDVKELPRHSAQKMAVEAEDGEFTDEDSDLDFDVDALEKREKQKKEMGRKGSKTKVVPSEVDDKFFKLSEMESFLDDMDKREGKEDEDKDDVDYFQDLPSDEDDNLDLDQIISTKKQKKNTVKSSRNLKYKDFFDAVDSEPAKADDQSDGEDESQEEGEEEIDDEEDDYDGEEEGDDEDEDSKPSRKKVTFNFSGDEDSEGEDMEDIFGGKTAKSESKSSFEKRQEKMSEKIDELEKAALAAKPWQLSGEVTAQTRPENSMLEEDVEFEQASRMAPAITEETTLQLEDIIKQRIKDQAFDDVIRKEKPKEDVFEYKKRLTLDHEKSKQSLAEIYEQEYLKQTQQKTEEEKENPAHVEIQKLMDTLFLKLDALSNFHFTPKPPVPEVKVVSNLPSITMEEVAPVSASDATLLAPEEIKEKSKAGDILGDTEKTSTDKKRERRHKKMVKRLKIKEKEKRQKLKEACTTGEHKKPSKAEVTENLKKLTKGGKATILKDEGKDKALRSSQAFFSQLQDQVKSQIKTAKDPSSTKKKRKEVSVSKLKL from the exons ATGTGGGGGACAACCATGGCTAGTGGAGATGTGTGGAGCGTGCTGGAGGAGTGTGTGAAGAAAATAAATGCCAACACCGCACAGCCAGAGAATTTTCTGAG CCTTCAAGATGATGTGGCAGCTGACTTTACCTCTCTCACTAAGACCCTGTATGACCTCCACAAAGCTCAGGAGCCCGCAGAATGTAAAGGCAGCCCGCTGGCTCAGCTGGTGGTGGAAAACTTTGATGAGGAGCAGATCTGGCAGGAGCTGGAGCTGCAGAACAATGCTGTGCTGAGACACTTTAAAAATGCAGCTGATGAGGCTTTATCAGATGAGACATTAACATTGCTggtagaagaggaggaagaggatagCAATGAGGAAGAAGTAGAGTCTGATGAAAAAGAAGACGTGAAAGAACTGCCCAGACACTCTGCCCAGAAAATGGCTGTGGAGGCTGAGGATGGGGAATTCACAGATGAGGACTCTGATTTAGATTTTGATGTGGATGCCCTAGAGAAGcgagagaaacagaagaaggAGATGGGTAGGAAAGGCTCCAAAACAAAGGTGGTTCCCTCTGAGGTTGATGATAAGTTCTTCAAACTGTCTGAGATGGAGTCGTTTCTTGATGATATGGATAAGCGAGAGGGAAAGGAGGATGAGGACAAAGACGACGTAGACTATTTTCAAGACCTGCCCTCGGATGAGGACGATAATCTCGACCTAGATCAAATTATTTccacaaaaaagcaaaagaaaaacact GTAAAGAGCTCCAGGAATCTCAAGTACAAGGACTTCTTTGATGCTGTGGATAGTGAGCCAGCTAAAGCAGATGACCAGTCAGATGGCGAGGATGAAAGCCAGgaagaaggtgaagaagaaaTAGATGACGAGGAAGATGATTATGATGGTGAAGAGGAGGGTGACGATGA GGACGAAGACTCCAAACCATCTCGTaagaaagtgacctttaactTCTCCGGGGACGAGGACAGCGAGGGAGAGGACATGGAGGACATTTTTGGAGGAAAAACGGCTAAGTCTGAATCAAAGTCGTCATTTGAGAAACGGCAAGAAAAG ATGTCAGAGAAGATCGATGAGTTGGAAAAAGCTGCTCTAGCAGCGAAGCCCTGGCAGTTGTCCGGAGAGGTGACAGCACAGACTCGTCCAGAGAACAGCATGCTGGAGGAAGATGTGGAGTTTGAGCAGGCATCCAGGATGG CCCCTGCTATCACAGAGGAAACCACACTACAGCTTGAAGACATCATCAAACAGAGAATTAAAGATCAG GCATTTGATGATGTGATCCGCAAAGAAAAACCCAAAGAGGACGTGTTTGAGTACAAGAAGAGGTTAACGTTGGACCATGAGAAGAGCAAGCAGAGTCTAGCAGAAATCTATGAGCAAGAATACCTCAAGCAGACTCAG CAAAAgacggaggaggagaaggagaaccCAGCCCATGTAGAAATTCAAAAGCTTATGGACACACTCTTCCTAAAGTTGGATGCTCTCTCTAACTTCCACTTCACACCAAAACCA CCTGTTCCTGAGGTCAAAGTGGTGTCTAACTTGCCATCTATTACAATGGAGGAGGTGGCTCCAGTCAGCGCTAGTGATGCTACGCTGCTCGCACCAGAAGAAATCAAG GAGAAGAGCAAAGCAGGAGATATTCTGGGTGATACTGAGAAGACGTCAACAGACAAGAAGCGTGAGAGACGCCACAAAAAGATGGTGAAGCGTCTGAAGATcaaggagaaggaaaagaggCAGAAACTTAAAGAGGCCTGTACAACTGGTGAGCACAAAAAGCCCTCAAAGGCTGAAGTCACAGAAAATCTGAAGAAACTCACAAAAGGAGGCAAAGCCACGATACTCAAG
- the mcee gene encoding methylmalonyl-CoA epimerase, mitochondrial, producing the protein MVVPHMPDRLVSQVNRLTEKLFRPPPFWFRDTNMASAVLKVAVAGLSRCSPLTLLRAHSTTAPLHQGVPESLWKLGRLNHIAIAVPDMGKATVLYRDVLGATVSDKVPLPEHGVYTVFVELGNTKLELLHPLGEKSPIAGFLQKNKSGGMHHICIEVDDINAAIADLKAKNIRTLSAEPRIGAHGKPVMFLHPKDCDGVLVELEEA; encoded by the exons ATGGTTGTCCCCCACATGCCTGACCGTCTGGTGTCGCAGGTAAACAGACTCACTGAGAAACTCTTCCGCCCGCCGCCGTTTTGGTTCCGAGACACGAACATGGCGTCCGCCGTGCTGAAGGTTGCAG TGGCAGGCCTTTCCAGATGTTCTCCTCTCACACTCCTGAGGGCACATTCAACGACAGCACCCCTCCATCAGGGTGTTCCAGAATCGCTGTGGAAGCTGGGGAGGCTGAACCACATTGCCATTGCTGTCCCTGACATGGGGAAGGCCACAGTTCTGTATCGGGACGTGCTGGGGGCCACAGTGAGTGACAAGGTGCCCCTGCCCGAGCACGGCGTCTACACTGTGTTTGTGGAGCTTGGCAACACTAAACTGGAGCTGCTCCATCCCCTGGGGGAGAAGAGCCCGATCGCTGGCTTCTTACAGAAGAATAAATCTGGAGGGATGCACCACATTTGTATTGAG GTAGACGACATTAACGCTGCAATAGCTGACCTGAAAGCAAAGAACATCAGAACGCTGTCAGCAGAGCCCCGGATAGGAGCTCACGGGAAACCAGTGATGTTCCTTCATCCTAAAGACTGTGATGGTGTGCTGGTGGAGCTTGAAGAAGCGTGA
- the fth1a gene encoding ferritin, heavy polypeptide 1a produces MSSQVRQNFHQDCEAAINRQINMELYASYVYLSMSYYFDRDDQALHNFAKFFRSQSHEEREHAEKLMKLQNQRGGRIFLQDVKKPERDEWGSGIEALECALQLEKTVNQSLLDLHKVSSDHNDPHLCDFIETHYLDEQVKSIKELSDWVTNLRRMGAPQNGLAEYLFDKHTLGKESS; encoded by the exons ATGAGTTCCCAGGTGAGACAGAACTTCCACCAAGATTGCGAGGCTGCAATTAACAGGCAGATCAACATGGAGCTGTATGCCTCCTACGTCTACCTGTCTATG TCATACTACTTTGACCGGGATGACCAGGCATTGCACAACTTTGCCAAGTTCTTCCGTAGTCAGTCACACGAGGAGCGCGAGCACGCTGAGAAACTAATGAAACTGCAGAACCAGAGGGGAGGAAGGATTTTCCTACAAGATGTCAAG AAGCCAGAGAGGGATGAGTGGGGCAGTGGTATCGAGGCCCTTGAATGCGCCCTGCAGCTCGAGAAGACTGTGAACCAGTCCCTGCTggacttgcacaaagtcagctCTGATCACAATGACCCACAT CTGTGTGACTTCATTGAGACACACTACCTGGACGAGCAGGTGAAATCCATCAAAGAGCTGTCAGACTGGGTAACCAACCTGCGCCGCATGGGAGCTCCTCAGAATGGCCTGGCCGAGTACCTGTTTGACAAGCATACCCTGGGCAAAGAAAGCAGCTAA
- the LOC123958746 gene encoding 60S acidic ribosomal protein P2-like: MRYVAAYLLAALAGNANPEAKDIKKILESVGIEADDTRLDKVITELNGKNVDEVIATGYGKLASVPAGGAVAVASSAAAGSGGAAAPAAAAEEKKEEKKEESEESDDDMGFGLFD; the protein is encoded by the exons ATGCGTTACGTTGCTGCTTACCTGCTCGCTGCCCTTGCTGGCAATGCCAACCCAGAGGCCAAGGACATCAAGAAGATCCTGGAGAGTGTTGGCATTGAAGCCGACGACACACGTTTGGACAAG GTCATCACTGAGCTCAATGGCAAGAATGTGGATGAGGTCATCGCTACAG GTTACGGTAAGCTGGCCAGCGTGCCAGCAGGCGGCGCTGTAGCCGTTGCCAGCTCTGCAGCTGCTGGCTCAGGCGGAGCCGCAGCCCCTGCTGCAG CTGCTgaggagaagaaggaagaaaagaaagaggagtCTGAGGAGTCCGATGACGACATGGGATTCGGCCTGTTCGACTAA
- the lin7c gene encoding protein lin-7 homolog C: MASLGEPVRLERDISRAVELLDKLQRTGEVPPQKLQALQRVLQSEFCNAVREVYEHVYETVDINSSPEVRANATAKATVAAFAASEGHSHPRVVELPKTEEGLGFNIMGGKEQNSPIYISRIIPGGIADRHGGLKRGDQLLSVNGVSVEGEHHEKAVELLKAAQGTVKLVVRYTPKVLEEMESRFEKMRSAKRRQQNNYPQ; this comes from the exons ATGGCATCGCTTGGGGAGCCTGTGCGGTTGGAAAGAG ACATTAGCCGTGCGGTTGAACTGCTTGATAAGCTCCAGAGGACAGGGGAAGTGCCTCCCCAGAAGCTGCAGGCGCTGCAGAGGGTCTTACAGAGTGAATTCTGTAATGCTGTCAGAGAA GTTTATGAACATGTGTATGAAACAGTGGACATCAACAGCAGTCCTGAGGTCAGGGCCAACGCCACAGCTAAG GCTACTGTGGCAGCTTTTGCAGCAAGTGAGGGACACTCACATCCACGTGTCGTTGAACTGCCCAAGACAGAAGAAGGCCTGGGTTTCAATATAATGGGCGGAAAGGAGCAAAACTCACCTATTTACATCTCACGCATCATCCCAGGAGGCATCGCTGACCGACATGGAGGCCTGAAGAGAGGCGACCAGCTTCTCTCTGTTAATGGAGTG AGTGTGGAAGGTGAGCATCATGAGAAAGCTGTGGAACTCCTCAAAGCAGCTCAGGGCACTGTGAAGCTGGTAGTAAGGTACACCCCCAAAGTCCTAGAGGAAATGGAGTCACGCTTTGAGAAAATGAGGTCGGCGAAGCGCCGGCAACAGAACAACTATCCCCAGTAG